aaaatcggccgattttttTGGtacgtttagatttgattgtttaaatttgggagctaaatctcaacgatttttttcaaaaaacttttGGTAcataattgtttagatttgggaaACAATAGTTTACATTTGGCAATTCATTCTCAAATTTCCTAGATTCCATCATaggattttatttaaagaaaaatgttaatttattagaaaagattCGGGAAACCTTATGAAATCatagataaaattttgaaagttttgaaaagcataaaaaaatttataacattatagacaaatttgctaaatgattaaaataatttttatttatttatattttaaaattataataattcttaataaataaatttcattatggTATGAAATTCACAAAAGAAGGGCAATAGCATAAGTCAACGGAGTTACAAGAGACTTATCGGTATAAACAAATTGGCCAAATGTGGAATagatagaaaaaaggaaaagacaGTCCGTTCTAagtttatcattatttttcaactttttttttttgtaaaaaaaacattatttctaactaatcaattttaatatacctttttttaaataaaattgcatcaaataacacaaattataaaataaatataatctataCATACGGAAacaatatttgcaaaaatcacaATGTTTTACCAGTcatatgataaattattttgaaaagtaaattttgCCAAATAACCACACTAActtgaatatgaaaaatagataattacaAATTCGGCGGTGTTTAAAATGCTCCACTTTTTGGGCCACAAAAGAAGCCCAGCCAAGCCGAAGAGTAAATCAATGTTATGGCTTTTAGCCCAGCCCATAGTCCAATATAATTGCCCAAAGAGCTAAACCAATGTTAAATTACTTACAAATCTAATTGctcctttcatttttcatttaaaattgtcTATTGGATCATAGGGTTTTAATTTTCCTCTGGATAAATGTTGCACTCTTAATTTTGTCCTTAATGattattcaacttttaatttcgTCTTTAAATAGAtctatacaaaatttgaattttgtgctTGCGGATGATAAACAtgatcaaatcaaaataaaccttaacgttcaaaaactaaaaaacaaacttgCAAATTTCTCTGTAAAACtaacaaattacaaatgaaTTCTAAAGGTCGTTTGATGTAGatctttaaatattaattcaagTAAAGTTTAtagtgaaattgaaaatgattttaaaagttatgtttATCAAAAACGAGAAATGAGAACACATTTAAGTAACatcttatttaaattatttatgcaaccaattttataaatattaactatCACACCTATATTTATCTggttttaacaaaaacaatttcacTATTTTCAATAGGTATTTTTGGGACTAATTTAAGCATTATAAGATTAAAAGTTtggaatatttataaagagaTTCTTTGTGAGAGGAGTAGGGAGTAGGAAGTAGGTGTGTGTGTGGCTACAAATCTTGGAGAATTCCAATTACCAAGAACCACACACTATGATCTTAAATGCGAATCTCTATTAATCactacatatataattaagttacTAAAAATACCATCTTCCTACAtctaaatgtttaattttcgTTAAGCgtaatttctatattttgttaaacactaataaaaataatcataatcatgCATTCAATTACACTATGTGTGTCgatatataattacaaaaatgtatTCTAAAATtacaagataaaaaaaagcCCATTAAACAGtcaacaataaatataaactaaattttagatttacttcaaattattcattcataaataaaattttgattttgtatccaagtaaatttaaagttaattgtAATTAGTTAAAgtgaatttataattattcaaaacGTTTTATACAAATCTATAAACTAATTGGACACTAAAAATAcgtcatttatatatatagagagtaAGAAATCTATTagtgtctattattgataaaatctaaaacttgttatatttattttaaaaggtgttttagtttattttaccaTACTTGAAAACGCTCTTAAATATTAATCGACAATATTGAActattgttaatttatttaacaaacatttttattttgaaaattgcgccagataacaatttttttagaaaaaagtgatcaataatatatatatatatttttttttgcatattgcaaatatgacaagtaattagataGCTTTATTTCGATTCTTCATTCTCATCtagtttagttattgagaGACAATTGAAAAAGATTTTTACTTGTTTCGGGATCCTTTATCTTTGCCTTTAATCATTGGGTTTAATTTAGACATTACTTCGGTCATCTAATCGTTTCAAAATGGTAGCAACATAtcatttttttgtgatttatttttatcaaataatcatATAAATAATGGATTCTCATGTGATACACttttgatcaaattttatgtttgaatttgaaacttgTTCGAATTGGATCCTTTCGATTTGTATACCGAACATATACTTACGAAGTAGTTTTAACTTATTGATTGACACTAACCCTAGATCTCTGCCCTTGATAAATGAATCAATACTTTCTACTCGAGCTCCATCATGTACTATTTGCgtcaaaaccctaaaaaaacaGAGCTCGAGTGTAGCCGAACAAACTATGTCGAGTCAAGAGCATATTCATTCCTAAAAatgatattcatttttaaatttactatttttgcaatttagaaaagttGTGACATtgactttattattataatattattttgctatttttacaaacgACCTTTTTATTTCACATTCTTTtcgtattattatataatatacaatACATTTcataatatgaaataaaaattgattatgataaaaaaaaatcataaatgaagaagaaattttaaaaataaaataaccgTCAACACACTGATCTTTAACGGtaacaataaataaaccaCCCACACACTCTGCCGTTTCTTCCTTtccattaaattaaatttcatcaCACACACAATTCCCTCTCACCACAAAACTTCCCGCTCTCGTCTCCACGGCGGCTCTCTCGACAGCGCCGGCCGCCCCAAAAGACCCCAGCCAATCACATGGCAGCGGATCCAATGGCGGCGGCGTTGTTCGACGAAGTAGAAGATCAGGATTATCCATACGAGAGTTCCATCAACGCGAACATCCTGAACTTTGGGAACGACCGAAACCCAACGCTGGATGATTTGCAGTCGACGGCGGAGCAGCCAGCGGGGTGTGGGTTTGGGAACATGGGAATGGTGGAATTACTGAGGCAGTTTAGTTATGGTAACGGGCAATATGATTCTGAAGCGGGGCCGTCCAATATTGGTGGGGAAGAGGAAGATCCTCATCAGGATGATAATTATACGAATATTCCGAGTGATGTGGAATCTAAGTTGCTTCCTATTTGGCCTCTCActcctcttccttttttatgTAGTTGTTGCCAAGTTCTTCGAGAATTTCTTCATACTAATGGTATGGTTCCCTCCTCAGGAATTTTTCATCCAAattatctttcaatttttgttgaaaCGCAGTGTGTATGATATTGTGCTCTCTCACGTTGATTTCTGAAAGATTAGGGTAATATTCTTTCGATCAAaccatttataaatttttaagaaaatgttcctttcattttcgtaattttatgaaatttggtatttttaaaattaaggatAGAATTGtcagaaaattaattttattttttgaaactaTTAAC
This DNA window, taken from Cucumis sativus cultivar 9930 chromosome 6, Cucumber_9930_V3, whole genome shotgun sequence, encodes the following:
- the LOC116404509 gene encoding uncharacterized protein LOC116404509 → MAADPMAAALFDEVEDQDYPYESSINANILNFGNDRNPTLDDLQSTAEQPAGCGFGNMGMVELLRQFSYGNGQYDSEAGPSNIGGEEEDPHQDDNYTNIPSDVESKLLPIWPLTPLPFLCSCCQVLREFLHTNGVHSRKLEIHGRLGMISHAILEHKPIVNVDNISPQYQMFE